tttaatattacaaaCTTCAACCATAGATCCTAAAATAAGAACGTCACATGCAGAAATCCCAAAACATTTGTAATATTAATCACAAGCAAATACAACATCCCATAGAAAAAGATATTACCATAGAATCTCACACATAAGAGAGATCCCAAACTTGGCCTCaaccattttaattattcttattattttttcacatcATAAACACAGGGCTCCTCCATTTTATTCTTGAGGGACATCATCATTACCATACATTAACTAACAATCAAAGAAAGCCACAGTACCCAATATTTAGTAGTGGAACAGGTTTGCAATAGCACCCAGAAGGACAATCTGCATCACTCAAGCATGGCTTGCCTACAAGCAGACATACTCCAAGCCTAGACCCTCCATTTCTCAGCTTTAATTTTCTTGGGGCAAATATCATCTCCAAACCAGCTTTGTTGACCTCATCGGAATTGACTTCGGTCGCCTCATCAATGGTGATGATGTCTGTGGCTCTGACAGAATTGGCTACGAGTAGCACGAACACCATTGCTAACACGACGAGCGTCTTCTTGCTCATGATCTCGCTCTCTAGATCCCTCTCTTTCTTTGGCTATACTATGGATGGTTTGGGATTTAAAGAGGGATTTTGCTCAagttctttcttctatttatggAATTTTAGTTTGATCATTTGGAGAGGGTATATTTAACTAGAGTTATGGTATTTGCTGACCATGAACACGTTTTTCATACGAATCCATATAAGTTGATGATAGAGACACATACAATTACACAAAAGTGTTTCTTATGaactttaatttagtttttgtagATGTAGgccaaatatatttttttgtaaagagTGCAATACaagaattttctaaataatcaCTCAACTTAGTACTACTTTCATTCAAATACGCTTAACTGTAAAATTCTTATGAAAACTAATGCATTGTGTTGGAATGATAGCATGtctctaaattttgatttttgtatataataaactaatatagTTTAATctaatagtttgatttttttttttatctattagGTCACTTAATATGTACTATATTTTTGCATATGAAAGCGGAGATGATGAAAGTGCTAAGAGGGTGTCCACCTAGTGGAGATGTTAGGTGTACCTATTGAAtcaatatatctttttcaaaaaaaaaaaaaaatatatgtactGTATGTTTgcaaaaaaatcttattaagTTACAAAAATGTTTACCAAATTTGGgaagaattattttttcttcttttgaatttgttagGCTATGAAATATATGCAAACAAATACTAAAATATGTACAATTCcaattagtattttaaattcacacgccttttaaatatttattatatataaataaagtttcCAAAATTTGCAATAGCTGCTATCAATGAtagctttcaatttgaaaaatgtgctattaatttctataattGATATAGCTGCTATTAGTGATGTTGATATCAAcgataactttcaatttgagaaatgtaTTATCACCAATAGCTGTTATCGATGAATATTACATATCACTGCTATTAGAGATAACTTTCAATATGGGAAatgtggtatatatatatatatcacaataATTGCTATCGAAGATAAACGTGTGCACTGAAAGGTAAACTTAAAAtcgtaaaaaaatttacaagttGACGGGTCAATAATTGCTacatttacatatattttaaagttgtgttatattctcattttttgaTTGTGTTATTTGCTATAGTAACTcttcctatatatataatgatttgatttgtgATTACAAAGCTTCCGAGTGGATACCTAGTTAGGAATAATCTTatctaaatataaaacaaagttATTTATTCAACCAATACCtcaacaactttattgaataataaaataatttaacattcATAAATCACGAGTTTTAATTAGGACATAAAACTCAACCACAATTAACTACAATATTACTACATTACTACTTCATATTTCTCTTTGTTATGAAATTTACTTATTTCATATTCATCCTCTCATTTATCGTAATTAAGAAATATCTTATTCTCCGTTTTGTCTACGGTTTCCTTCACCTACAATCATAAATCCTAAAAAAAGAATGTCACAAACAGAAATCCCAAAGCATTTGTAATATTGATCACTGTGAATAATATGGAGAATATTCTAGatcttctttatttgttattttaaaatcaataatacaatgatacatatatagttaatttgGACAACCTATAAGGAAAGGAtcaaattaatctaattacaataatgtaTTCCTAAATTACAgctaaattactttaattacGGTgataccctccctcaaactcaagttgGTAGAGTAGAAACCACCTTGAGTTTGTGAAGTAACAGAGTGAAACGAGGAGAATGGAGAGCTTTGGTGAAGATATCTGCAGGTTGATCAATGGTAGAGATAGATTGAAGATGGAGAGTGTTGCTTTGAAGATGATGACGGACAAAATGACAATCGTTCTCTATGTGCTTTGTTCGTTCATGAAATACATCATTGTGTGCAATCTGAATGGCACTGCGGTTATCACAATGGAGAGTAGTAGATGATGTTTGTGGGGCTCCCATATCAGTAAGAAGCCAACGAAGCCATAATAATTCTGAAGTGGCATCAGCTAGAGCACGATATTCAGACTCAGTGCTAGACCGGGAAACAACTGATTGTTTCTTGCTGCGCCAGGAGATAAGAGCATcacctaaataaaaacaatagcCAGTGGTGGATCTTCTATCAGTAGGATCTCCtgcccaatcagcatcagaGAATCCAGAGAGAACCAGAGAAGACTGTGAGGAGAAGTGGAGACCATGACCCAAAGTGCCTTTAATGTAGCGAAGAATCCGAAGGACAGCAGTGAAATGAATAGTACGGGGAGCGGCCATGAATTGACTGACTATGTGAACTGCGAATGCAATATCAGGGCGAGTTACAGTTAAGTAAATCAAGCTACCAACAAGTTGCCGGTACAAAGTAGGATCGTCAAGGGGAACACCATCATAAGGAGTAAGTCGAACATTTGGATCCAGAGGTGTTGAGGATGTTGTAGAATCAGTAATACCAGATCGACTGAGTAGGTCAGAAGCATATTTAGCTTGAGATAAGTAATAGCCATGAGATACGGAGGTGATCTCAAGGCCAAGGAAATAACTGAGAGGTCCTAAATCCTTCATTTCAAAGTGCTTTCCCAGGTAGCATTGCAATTCAGATATAGCTTGAGGGTCATCGCCTGTaataatcatatcatcaacatataaaagaaGGAGTACAATACCATTAGGTGTCTGGCGGGTGAACAAGGCTGAATCATGAGGGCTGGAAGTGAACCCAAGTTGAGTAATAGTGGAGCTAAAAGTTGCAAACCAGGCTCGGGGAGCCTGTTTGAGACCATAGAGAGCTCGTCGAAGAAGACATACTTTTTGATGTGGCGGGGTAGTACCAGGTGGTGGTTTCATATAGACTTCTTCAGATAGAGTTCCATTgagaaatgcatttttaaCATCCATTTGTAAGAGGGGCCACTGTTTTGCAGCTGCAATGGCTAAAAGACTACGAACAGACGTCATTCGAGCTACTGGAGCAAACGTTTCTTCATAATCAATGCCATATTCTTGAGAATAACCTTTGGCTACAAGTCGTGCTTTGTATCGTTCTATAGACCCATCAGAGtgtgttttgattttgaagatccatttacaaccaataggtTTCTTTCCAGGAGGTAAGTCCACATATTCCCAAGTGTGAGTCTTTTCTAAGGCTTGAAGTTCTTCATTCATTGCTTGCTGCCATAATGGGTTAGTGCTGGCTTCCTTATACGAGGAAGGTTCAACTAAAGACATGATGGTGGAGAAACAGTGATAATCTTTAAGATGAGAGGGAATTTCTCTTACCCGTGTAGATCGTCGGATTGGTGTAGATTCAGGTTCCTCAAGAGGGGGAGATGGAAGATCCGGGAGTGCAGAAATATGGTCCGATTGAGTGGGCTCAGGTATAGGTAACATGCATGGTGTAGTGTCAGGTGTTGAATCAAGTGAGGGAAAAAGATCAATAGACGGATCGGTGAAGAATGGGTGAGAACTTGAAAGAGATTCATGGAATGAGGAAAGACTAGAAAACATACGATGTTCCCAGAAGGTGACATGACGAGATATACGTAATCGTTGAGAGATGGGATCCCAACAACGAAATCCTTTATGTTCAGTACCACAACCCAAGAAGCAACATAGACGTGCACGTGGTTCAAGTTTGGTATGTTCATGAGGATATAATAATACGAAACATGCACAACCAAAAATTTTTAGATTGGAGTAAGAAGGGGAAGTACCGTATAGTCTTTCAAAGGGAGAAACATTTTTAGTGACTTTTGAAGGAAGACGATTGATGACATAGACAGAGGTGAGGGCAGCTTCGCCCCAGAATTTTTCTGGACAAGCAGCAGATAGAAGCTGAGCACGAACAGAGTCAAGAATGTGACGATGTTTGCGTTCAGCTCTTCCATTTTGCTGAGAGGTGTGAGGACAGGAGCGTTGAATCAGAGTGCCTTGCTGGGCAAGGAAGGAAAGAAGTTGAGAGTCCTTATATTCCATCGCATTATCAGTTcgaaagattttaattttgctgGAGAATTGAGTGTGaatcatatttgcaaaatcaacatatatttgatataaggAAGAACGATTTTTAAGAAAGTAAATCCAAGTAAAACGAGAATAGTCATCAATAAATAAGACAAAGTATCGATAACCATTAACGGTAGTACAAGGAGCAGGACCCCAAATGTCAGAATGAATAAGGTCAAAAGGCTTATTACATAGAGAGGTGGAATTAGGAAATGATAAAGCAGGTTGTTTTGCAAGTTTGCAATTTAAGCAATCAAAATGACTGAATTTTGAGACATTATTCAAATTACCAGTAGAAACTAAATTACGAAGTTTATCAGAGGATGCATGACCTAGACGAAGGTGCCACTGATATATAGAGGTATCAGTGACTGGTGCAGAGATAGGTGGAAACTCAGGAGATTGCTGAAGATATGTAAGCTCAAATAATCGTCCCACCTTCCGTCCCGTACCAATCACTTGCCCCGTTTGAGAATCCTGAACCTGACACCcatgagaagaaaagataacAGTTAGTCCGAGATCACAAAGTTGGCCAACAGAAGCTAGGTTGAATGTGAGTTTTGGAACATGATAGGTGTTTGACAGTTTTATTGTGGGTGTGTTAACAGTACCAACGTGAGAGATAGGCATATGATTACCATCAGCAGAGTGAATTGAGGGAAGAGATTGAACATGAGTAGGTGAGGATAATAATGAAATGTCAGCAGTCATATGATTGCAACAAGCTGAATCAAGGAGCCAAGATGTACCTGGAGTGACGGCAAGAGCAGTAGAGTTGGAAGAGATCACCTGTTTCAGTAAGTCATGAAGATCATTTAACTGAAAATTCTGAGGTGTGGTGATATCAGATGGGGTAGCAGCAGCAACAATAGGTGGAGAACTGTATTTAGTGGAGGACTTGGGTTTATATGGAGCACCAGGAGGACGGGGTGGACGGGTGGGACAGTTGTCCAAGATATGACCTCGTTTGTGGCAATACCTGCACTCAATAGTAGGACAATTAGCAAACTTATGACCATGAAGTTTGCAATTTTTGCAGAAAATAGACTCATTAGCCGATCGTGAATGGGTGGTTGCAAGAGCGACATCAGATGGCAGAGAGGAAACAATGCCAAGGCGGTTTTCCTCAAATAAGATTTCTTGTATGGCAGCATCAAGACTCGGCAGAGGGTTACGATGTAACAATGCGGCACGGACTGATTCATACTCTGGGCGAAGACCCATAAGAACTTTGATGAGGCGAATATGCTCCGGATTGATTTTTGCTTGATCTAACTGAGTCCATATTGGTTGAAGAGT
This is a stretch of genomic DNA from Cucumis sativus cultivar 9930 chromosome 4, Cucumber_9930_V3, whole genome shotgun sequence. It encodes these proteins:
- the LOC105434738 gene encoding uncharacterized protein LOC105434738, which produces MEKHEVARPISTILDGTNYITWAHQMRSFLIGRKLWRIVTGDITKPVKPTPLMDTTENIDTDPSDVTVQETTAETDKYIERLEDWDSKNHQIITWLGNTSIPAIHTQFDAFDTAKELWDFLSTRFQSIGLAHYYQLHSRLVSLNQEGGQSVNEYLATLQPIWTQLDQAKINPEHIRLIKVLMGLRPEYESVRAALLHRNPLPSLDAAIQEILFEENRLGIVSSLPSDVALATTHSRSANESIFCKNCKLHGHKFANCPTIECRYCHKRGHILDNCPTRPPRPPGAPYKPKSSTKYSSPPIVAAATPSDITTPQNFQLNDLHDLLKQVISSNSTALAVTPGSGFSNGASDWYGTEGGTII